The window AAGAAGCGCGGGATCATCATCGGCGGCACCGCGCTGACCGGCATGCTGGTCGGCGCATCCGTTGCTGGACCCGTGGGAGCATTAGCGGGTGCAGGCGTAGGCGCAGGCGTCGGCATGGTGCTTGCGCACATCTTCTAACCGCAGCCATGAAGCTGCGAAGTCATGGAGCTTCGCAGCTTTACATCCGACGTGGTGACGCTTCTTTTTGCCACTCTGCGTGCATCGAACAGAGTAGGATGGCACACCCGGATTGCAGTCTGATTGAGCTTCAGCCTCGTTCCGATTCGGAATATATATCGCATAGCCGTACCGTCCTGACTACCGATCCGGGAGGCTGGGTGACTGGACACTCTGACCAGGGACTCTGGATCTACCAGTCGCGCGCGCTATCCCGTCTCCTCTGGAAGGTCAACGGAGAGCAGCCGCAGCTCAGCGCATTCTCGCTGGTAAACCAGAACAGCTCGCTCGGTTACTACATCGCCGCTCCGAAGAACTGGAAAGAAACGCCGACCAA is drawn from Terriglobales bacterium and contains these coding sequences:
- a CDS encoding glycogen debranching N-terminal domain-containing protein translates to MAHPDCSLIELQPRSDSEYISHSRTVLTTDPGGWVTGHSDQGLWIYQSRALSRLLWKVNGEQPQLSAFSLVNQNSSLGYYIAAPKNWKETPT